From one Thermodesulfobacteriota bacterium genomic stretch:
- a CDS encoding Bcr/CflA family efflux MFS transporter has protein sequence MGDNFTEHQQKWAFRLAFAVIILSWLSIKISMPALPKLSEVFDSSTQGVQLSVTIFFVFFALSQPIWGGIGQKIGCRPTLLIGVIISIIGSLIAMLAFDLPSYIVGRSLEGLGMGSASPIARTILTQVFDRKNLAKSMGTISGVASTMPAVAPIIGGYLLAWIDWRAIFAFFLILTVLYLLIALRDLPEAIFYSEKHPAPTNDKLFGYYLSILKSTSFWGYALCYGVMTGGLIGYYSAAPYWFVSQLGIAADQYAYFTVPTVVLYIFGLFVNRMLLKKHDIEKLLFLGMLSALIAALITFGMASLNLSGLVSIIIVLSLFGFSAGLVMPSVNAGAMAEFKDVAGPASALLVMTVFGVSAITASWAMRINIINSLWSVALYLGVLAIVGLCANYFWVWIPYKNAENQKNQ, from the coding sequence ATGGGCGATAATTTTACAGAGCATCAGCAAAAGTGGGCATTTAGACTAGCATTTGCTGTAATTATTTTAAGCTGGCTGTCCATTAAAATTTCCATGCCTGCGTTGCCAAAGCTCTCAGAGGTCTTTGACAGCTCAACTCAAGGGGTTCAGCTCTCGGTTACAATTTTCTTTGTCTTTTTTGCTCTCTCTCAGCCAATCTGGGGCGGGATTGGTCAAAAAATCGGGTGCAGGCCGACTTTGCTGATCGGAGTAATAATAAGCATTATCGGCTCACTGATAGCGATGCTTGCTTTTGATTTGCCATCTTATATAGTGGGCCGATCACTCGAAGGGCTGGGAATGGGAAGCGCCTCACCGATTGCCAGAACAATCCTAACCCAAGTGTTTGACCGAAAGAATCTGGCGAAATCGATGGGAACTATAAGCGGCGTTGCATCAACTATGCCGGCTGTGGCCCCGATAATTGGAGGTTACTTACTGGCTTGGATCGATTGGCGCGCGATATTTGCATTTTTCCTGATCTTAACTGTCTTATATCTTCTTATAGCTTTAAGGGATTTACCTGAGGCCATATTTTATTCAGAGAAACATCCGGCCCCGACAAACGATAAGTTGTTTGGCTACTATCTTTCGATTTTAAAAAGCACTTCATTTTGGGGATATGCACTTTGTTATGGAGTGATGACCGGAGGATTAATAGGGTACTATTCAGCCGCGCCCTATTGGTTTGTATCTCAGTTAGGCATTGCAGCAGATCAGTATGCATATTTCACAGTACCCACAGTTGTGCTCTATATATTTGGCCTGTTCGTAAACCGTATGCTGTTAAAAAAACACGATATAGAAAAACTCCTTTTCCTAGGAATGCTATCAGCACTAATAGCTGCACTAATTACTTTTGGTATGGCCTCACTAAATTTATCAGGTTTGGTCTCTATTATCATAGTGCTGAGCTTGTTTGGGTTTAGTGCAGGCTTAGTAATGCCCTCAGTAAACGCGGGGGCGATGGCTGAATTTAAGGACGTTGCGGGTCCAGCTTCTGCCCTCTTAGTAATGACAGTGTTTGGAGTCTCTGCAATAACAGCTAGCTGGGCTATGAGAATCAACATAATAAACTCACTGTGGTCAGTTGCGCTATATTTGGGAGTTTTAGCTATTGTTGGGCTTTGTGCAAATTACTTTTGGGTTTGGATTCCATATAAAAATGCTGAAAACCAAAAGAATCAATAA
- a CDS encoding FAD-dependent oxidoreductase, translating into MNSVVIIGAGISGLTCAHILKESGFSVTVVDKARGVGGRMATRRTESAANPGKEAIFDHGAQFFTVRDPRFTMYVEKWLSQGVVKEWCRGFDPNRSSQDGYPRYVGTNGMTSAPKLLASDQNVVLNSKVLSISTVKEKWSVSSEDGKEFISDIVILTPPLPQSLDIIDSGNFELEQTIRTELELISYDPCIAVLAEIDGPSQIPDPGAVQINGTVVSWICDNSKKGISEDVNTITIHSSGNFARDNWDRNSDDLAKDILNEVSDLIGSQIISTQVHKWKYCIPTNPLNNYFLVGSNVPNLIFCGEAFGGAKVEGAFLSGLKTAEELIAINQK; encoded by the coding sequence ATGAATTCAGTTGTAATAATCGGCGCAGGAATATCAGGTCTTACTTGTGCTCATATACTAAAAGAGTCAGGTTTTAGCGTCACAGTAGTTGATAAAGCTAGAGGCGTTGGCGGCAGAATGGCTACCAGGAGAACTGAATCTGCGGCTAACCCAGGCAAAGAGGCAATATTTGATCATGGCGCTCAGTTTTTTACAGTAAGAGATCCACGGTTCACAATGTATGTTGAAAAGTGGCTTTCCCAGGGAGTAGTTAAAGAGTGGTGCAGAGGGTTTGATCCAAACAGATCCTCACAAGATGGATATCCCAGATACGTAGGCACTAACGGGATGACAAGCGCTCCAAAATTACTTGCGTCTGATCAAAATGTTGTCTTAAATTCCAAGGTACTCAGCATTTCTACAGTCAAAGAAAAATGGTCAGTAAGCAGCGAGGATGGCAAAGAGTTTATTAGTGATATTGTGATACTTACTCCTCCATTGCCGCAATCTCTTGATATCATTGACAGCGGCAACTTCGAGCTTGAGCAAACAATTAGGACTGAGCTTGAGTTAATTAGTTACGATCCTTGTATCGCGGTGCTTGCCGAGATTGATGGACCTAGTCAAATACCTGACCCCGGTGCAGTTCAAATAAACGGGACAGTGGTTTCATGGATTTGTGATAATTCAAAGAAAGGTATTTCAGAGGATGTTAATACTATTACAATTCATTCATCCGGGAATTTTGCAAGGGACAATTGGGATAGGAATAGTGATGACTTAGCTAAGGACATACTTAATGAGGTGTCTGATTTAATTGGTTCTCAAATCATTAGCACTCAGGTTCATAAATGGAAATATTGTATACCGACAAATCCGCTTAATAACTATTTTTTAGTAGGCAGCAATGTGCCGAATCTAATATTTTGTGGAGAGGCTTTTGGAGGTGCCAAGGTTGAAGGCGCTTTCTTGTCTGGCCTCAAAACCGCTGAAGAATTAATTGCAATAAATCAAAAATAG
- a CDS encoding GYD domain-containing protein produces the protein MPIYMTRNVYSSEAMSNMIKSADGRKEKIAQHIEQAGGKLLDYYFCFGEYDGVCIYETPDGESALSVLAAVKAMGFVTKMETTQLFRTEDGAEAFKRAKGIQVTPPKS, from the coding sequence ATGCCTATATACATGACAAGAAACGTTTATTCGTCCGAAGCCATGTCCAATATGATTAAATCCGCTGATGGACGCAAAGAAAAGATTGCACAGCACATAGAACAAGCTGGCGGTAAATTACTGGATTACTATTTTTGCTTTGGTGAGTATGATGGGGTTTGTATTTATGAAACACCCGATGGCGAATCTGCTCTTAGCGTTCTTGCCGCAGTAAAGGCAATGGGATTTGTTACTAAAATGGAAACAACCCAGTTATTTAGAACCGAGGATGGTGCGGAAGCATTTAAGAGAGCTAAAGGTATACAAGTTACTCCACCTAAGAGCTAA